A single region of the Amia ocellicauda isolate fAmiCal2 chromosome 8, fAmiCal2.hap1, whole genome shotgun sequence genome encodes:
- the LOC136755155 gene encoding signal recognition particle 19 kDa protein, with protein sequence MANLTTNPADKERFVCIYPAYINSKKTLAEGRRIASDKAVENPTCGEIRDVLTAAGANVLVENKMYSREWNRDVLFRGRVRVQLKKEDGTPCLEKFSSRKDLMFYAAEMIPKLKTRTQKAGTGDQGTQQGEGGKKGKKKKK encoded by the exons ATGGCCAACTTAACCACAAACCCGGCCGATAAAGAAAG GTTTGTCTGCATCTATCCGGCCTATATCAACAGTAAGAAGACTTTAGCTGAAGGAAGAAGAATAGCAAGTGACAAG GCTGTGGAAAACCCAACATGTGGTGAAATCAGGGACGTTTTGACTGCAGCCGGTGCCAACGTTTTAGTGGAG AACAAGATGTACTCGAGGGAGTGGAACCGGGACGTGCTGTTCAGAGGGAGGGTACGGGTCCAGCTCAAGAAAGAGGACGGGACTCCGTGTCTGGAAAAGTTTTCATCGA GGAAGGACCTGATGTTCTACGCAGCAGAGATGATCCCCAAGCTGAAGACGAGGACGCAGAAGGCGGGCACAGGGGACCAGGGCACCCAGCAGGGCGAAGGAGGCAAGAAGggcaagaaaaagaagaagtag